One part of the Phoenix dactylifera cultivar Barhee BC4 chromosome 4, palm_55x_up_171113_PBpolish2nd_filt_p, whole genome shotgun sequence genome encodes these proteins:
- the LOC103696080 gene encoding protein IQ-DOMAIN 14-like, with translation MGRATKWLRSLLGGKKDAKDQKDNAGTSGRERKEKKRWSFGKFGSGSSEGETQNTAAAADSEWLKSLYAEREIQNMHAIAVAVATTAAASAAVTAAHAAVVRLQSQGRGTMFNGCMEPWAAVKIQTAFRGYLAKKALRALKALVKLQALVRGYLVRKQAAATLHRLQAIIRAQAAARQQNIHSLLPKDGRFPPAIRPRKSYERFNEPRSEQLAPVHSRRLSLCLDSPSYSVDRSPKIVEMDTCRTKSRSSRRTTPSVSETTGDQHSLLISSPFPCQTPPRLSIPTRRIYQDQDSSLSTDGKCRYSKTAYNTPRYMNYASSTPVTPAKGLNAFDGVLRRILNMPNRPNYMANTRSSVAKVRSQSAPKQRPEIAGLRKRVPSNLNEAVESRASLSGVVSRKSCSPAQGAFNFKSAVVERLDKSVELSRDYYLQRMW, from the exons ATGGGCCGAGCTACGAAGTGGCTGAGGAGTCTTCTTGGCGggaagaaggatgctaaggatCAAAAGGACAACGCCGGTACCAGTGgcagagaaaggaaagagaagaaaaggtggAGCTTTGGGAAGTTCGGAAGCGGCTCCAGCGAAGGCGAGACGCAGAatacggcggcggcggcggactcAGAATGGTTGAAATCGTTGTATGCTGAGAGGGAGATTCAGAACATGCATGCTATCGCGGTGGCGGTTGCCACCACCGCCGCAGCTAGTGCAGCAGTGACGGCAGCTCATGCGGCGGTGGTGCGGCTCCAGAGCCAGGGGAGAGGCACTATGTTTAATGGCTGCATGGAGCCGTGGGCGGCCGTCAAGATTCAAACAGCTTTCAGAGGATATCTA GCAAAGAAAGCTCTTCGAGCCCTCAAAGCTCTAGTAAAGCTGCAAGCTCTGGTCCGAGGCTACCTTGTGAGGAAGCAAGCAGCTGCAACTCTTCACCGATTGCAAGCTATTATAAGAGCTCAGGCCGCCGCTCGGCAGCAGAACATTCACAGCCTTCTTCCAAAAGATGGAAGATTTCCACCAGCTATCCGTCCCCGGAAATCATAC GAAAGGTTTAATGAACCAAGAAGCGAACAATTAGCACCAGTTCATAGCCGGCGGCTGTCGTTGTGCCTTGACAGTCCAAGCTACAGCGTTGATAGGAGTCCAAAGATTGTTGAGATGGATACTTGCAGAACCAAGTCAAGATCTTCCCGTAGAACCACCCCTTCTGTTTCAGAGACTACTGGAGACCAGCACTCACTGCTCATTTCCTCTCCATTTCCATGTCAAACTCCACCTAGGCTCTCCATACCCACTCGCCGAATATACCAAGATCAGGACTCGAGTCTCAGTACAGACGGCAAATGCCGGTACTCGAAGACTGCTTACAACACCCCTCGCTACATGAACTATGCGAGCAGTACCCCGGTAACGCCGGCGAAGGGCCTAAATGCCTTTGATGGGGTTCTCCGGCGAATTCTTAATATGCCAAACCGGCCTAACTATATGGCAAACACGAGGTCGTCGGTGGCGAAGGTGCGGTCGCAGAGCGCACCAAAGCAGAGGCCAGAGATTGCAGGGCTGAGGAAGAGGGTGCCATCGAATTTGAATGAGGCTGTGGAGTCCAGAGCAAGCTTGAGTGGGGTTGTGTCAAGAAAGTCTTGCTCCCCAGCACAGGGAGCCTTTAATTTTAAGAGTGCTGTGGTGGAGAGGCTCGATAAGTCTGTTGAATTGAGTAGAGACTACTACTTGCAGAGGATGTGGTGA